A single Dermacentor albipictus isolate Rhodes 1998 colony chromosome 3, USDA_Dalb.pri_finalv2, whole genome shotgun sequence DNA region contains:
- the LOC135921667 gene encoding plasma kallikrein-like: protein METGLLRLAVVLCIFENTCAAQCGHRNLLYDTERIVGGSDAGPLEFPWQVSVQVFSSHQCGGVIISEYWIVTAAHCMKYSPFFYKVYVGKDHLFRKELTERYYYVSEIIKHPYYSESTVDYDIALVRLDMPLDFVFDDYLSPICLPKPSDNFTGQTCVITGWGYPRIDGSTTDVLQKTNLYVWNDYDCREAYEDVNNVTGRMFCAGYDEGGKGPCKGDSGGPLQCIREDGSWVLAGITSWGISCAAPHRPGVFTRVSAVLDFIYLFAY from the exons CATGTGCGGCGCAGTGTGGCCACCGGAACCTGCTGTACGACACCGAACGGATCGTTGGGGGCAGCGACGCCGGTCCCTTGGAGTTTCCTTGGCAAGTGTCCGTGCAGGTGTTCAGCAGTCACCAGTGCGGCGGCGTCATCATTAGCGAGTACTGGATCGTCACCGCTGCCCATTGCATGAA ATACTCGCCGTTTTTTTACAAGGTCTACGTGGGGAAGGATcacctgttccgaaaggaattgACAGAGCGCTATTATTACGTGTCTGAG ATTATAAAGCACCCGTACTACAGCGAAAGTACCGTCGATTACGACATTGCACTCGTGAGGCTGGATATGCCTCTGGATTTTGTCTTTGACGATTACCTGAGCCCCATCTGTCTGCCGAAGCCATCCGATAATTTCACTGGCCAAACTTGTGTCATAACGGGCTGGGGTTACCCAAGAATAG ACGGATCAACTACGGACGTCCTGCAGAAGACTAACCTTTACGTGTGGAACGACTACGACTGTCGAGAAGCTTACGAAGATGTGAACAACGTGACGGGCAGAATGTTTTGTGCAGGCTACGACGAAGGTGGAAAGGGACCGTGCAAG GGTGACTCCGGAGGTCCCCTGCAGTGTATCCGAGAAGATGGCTCCTGGGTCTTGGCGGGAATCACTTCTTGGGGAATATCCTGCGCAGCGCCGCATAGGCCGGGCGTCTTCACTCGGGTTTCAGCCGTGCTCGACTTCATCTACCTATTCGCGTATTAA